A section of the Rossellomorea marisflavi genome encodes:
- a CDS encoding RDD family protein has protein sequence MMEEKVEVKTPEYVSLKFEPAGLGSRAAALIIDQAIITVVALLILFITFLGVWGFDMYLGLGSVSPYLILGVVIVMFILNWGYFAGLEYFWNGKTIGKKILGIHVMQENGHRITLLSSVIRNLMRIIDQLPAYYVLGMIMVYAHPKHKRLGDLVAGTIVVHERRAKSKRMSRLDKEIQRRNLKSEDLKIEEWNMKQLNERDWTLLKGYAERFTNLPLEKRNELTKKIATVLFPKLELSKEQKTYEQLENTLLILYLKLRDEWEYEL, from the coding sequence ATGATGGAAGAAAAAGTGGAAGTCAAAACCCCCGAATACGTTTCCCTCAAATTTGAGCCGGCGGGACTTGGAAGCAGGGCGGCGGCCCTCATCATCGATCAGGCAATCATCACCGTCGTCGCTCTTTTGATCCTGTTCATCACATTCTTAGGCGTATGGGGATTCGATATGTATTTAGGTCTTGGATCTGTATCGCCTTATCTGATTTTGGGCGTGGTGATCGTGATGTTCATCCTTAACTGGGGATACTTTGCCGGTCTTGAGTACTTTTGGAACGGTAAGACCATCGGGAAAAAGATACTCGGCATCCATGTGATGCAGGAGAATGGCCATCGTATCACGCTTCTTTCTTCAGTGATCCGGAACTTGATGAGGATCATCGATCAACTGCCTGCTTACTATGTACTGGGAATGATCATGGTGTATGCCCATCCCAAACATAAACGTCTTGGAGACCTCGTTGCGGGAACGATCGTGGTTCATGAGCGAAGGGCTAAGAGTAAGCGGATGAGCAGGCTGGACAAGGAGATTCAAAGAAGGAATCTCAAGAGTGAAGATCTTAAGATCGAGGAATGGAATATGAAGCAGCTGAATGAGAGGGATTGGACCTTGTTGAAAGGGTACGCAGAACGCTTCACCAATCTGCCCCTCGAGAAAAGGAACGAGCTGACGAAGAAGATCGCCACCGTTTTGTTTCCGAAGCTTGAATTGAGCAAGGAGCAGAAGACGTATGAGCAGCTAGAGAATACGTTGCTGATCCTTTATTTGAAACTTCGAGATGAGTGGGAATATGAATTATAG
- a CDS encoding AAA family ATPase, with the protein MNQEINVLLSKYEERIIGQSTNLRLLLSAVLAGGHVLVEGVPGTGKTQMVKTLARLIGGGFNRIQFTPDLLPSDITGSTIYNMKESSFQTLKGPIFTNILLADEINRTPAKTQAALLEAMEEKQVTIQGKTYTLEEVFFVVATQNPLEFEGTYPLPEAQQDRFLFKLDIDFPAFAEEKQVLAQVIAGIRTESDAPVMDLATFLSIRNEIEGVTINDAVLDYIMQIVRRTRETESIRFGASTRAAISIARAARAWAYLQERDYVTPDDVKIVAKPALRHRIQLSPHVELEGLTVDQIIQELVGSVTVPR; encoded by the coding sequence ATGAATCAAGAGATAAACGTCCTATTGAGTAAATATGAAGAGAGAATCATCGGTCAATCTACGAACCTGAGATTATTGCTATCTGCTGTACTGGCAGGAGGACATGTCCTCGTGGAAGGTGTGCCGGGTACGGGTAAGACACAGATGGTGAAGACGCTGGCAAGACTGATCGGCGGAGGATTCAACAGGATCCAGTTCACCCCGGACCTTCTCCCGAGCGATATTACGGGGAGCACCATCTACAATATGAAAGAAAGCTCCTTCCAGACTCTGAAGGGACCGATTTTCACGAACATCCTATTAGCGGATGAAATCAACCGGACACCAGCAAAGACCCAGGCTGCCCTGTTGGAAGCGATGGAGGAGAAACAGGTCACCATCCAAGGGAAGACGTATACCCTCGAAGAAGTATTCTTCGTCGTTGCAACGCAGAACCCGTTGGAGTTCGAAGGGACGTATCCTCTTCCGGAGGCCCAGCAGGACCGATTCCTCTTCAAGCTCGATATTGACTTCCCTGCATTTGCAGAAGAGAAACAAGTGCTGGCCCAGGTGATTGCCGGGATCCGCACAGAGTCAGATGCACCGGTCATGGACCTGGCCACCTTCCTCTCCATCAGGAATGAAATAGAAGGGGTGACCATCAACGATGCCGTACTGGATTACATCATGCAAATCGTCCGGCGTACCCGTGAGACGGAATCGATCCGCTTCGGAGCAAGTACACGTGCCGCCATTTCCATTGCGCGGGCTGCACGGGCATGGGCATACCTTCAGGAGAGGGACTACGTGACTCCGGATGACGTTAAGATTGTAGCAAAACCAGCTCTAAGGCACAGGATCCAGCTATCCCCGCATGTAGAATTGGAGGGATTGACCGTTGACCAAATCATCCAGGAACTTGTTGGGTCGGTTACTGTTCCAAGATAA
- a CDS encoding stage II sporulation protein M, giving the protein MNVKQFVKQHREDWKRLEELVTVLQKKRNASGDAIRRFNKLYQKAAQNLSYSQTYYPKEDVTQYLNGLVSQSHNLLYNDQLSSGKQVRRFFSTTFIGLLLEQWKAVVIAMGLFFLGAAGAFIAVIGDPLAAYSILPDSMAQTVDPSSTGEIDGNVDSPTMSGAIMTNNIQVSFLAFAGGITFGLLTTYVLIYNGILLGALAAVFTNAGHTYEFWAYILPHGMIELTAIFIAGGAGLLMGYKLFVPGTLSRGYHLKVQAKRSVQLVLGTIPLFIIAGLIEGFITPAAIPLSVKYGIALVTVLGLILYVAIGKLLLGRNRLQETSV; this is encoded by the coding sequence ATGAACGTCAAACAGTTCGTTAAACAACATAGGGAAGACTGGAAACGCCTTGAAGAGTTGGTGACGGTCCTCCAGAAAAAGAGAAATGCCTCCGGGGATGCCATCCGGCGCTTCAATAAGCTCTATCAAAAGGCGGCCCAGAATCTCTCATACAGTCAGACCTATTATCCGAAAGAAGATGTTACTCAATACTTGAACGGCCTTGTATCCCAATCCCATAATCTGTTATACAATGACCAGCTATCGAGCGGAAAGCAGGTACGCCGATTCTTCTCCACTACGTTCATCGGACTGCTCCTTGAACAGTGGAAAGCTGTTGTTATCGCCATGGGACTGTTTTTCCTGGGAGCAGCAGGGGCGTTCATCGCCGTCATCGGCGACCCCCTCGCCGCTTATTCCATCCTGCCTGACAGCATGGCCCAAACCGTCGATCCTTCTTCAACCGGTGAAATCGATGGAAATGTGGACTCCCCGACCATGTCGGGAGCCATCATGACGAATAATATCCAGGTTTCCTTCCTTGCATTCGCAGGCGGCATCACGTTCGGTCTGTTGACAACCTATGTGCTGATCTATAACGGCATCCTCCTTGGAGCCCTTGCTGCCGTGTTTACCAATGCCGGACACACCTATGAATTCTGGGCGTACATCCTCCCTCATGGAATGATCGAGCTTACAGCGATTTTCATCGCCGGCGGTGCAGGGCTTCTCATGGGGTATAAACTTTTTGTACCCGGCACCCTTTCAAGGGGCTATCATCTAAAGGTGCAGGCCAAACGATCGGTCCAGCTCGTTCTCGGAACGATTCCGCTGTTCATCATCGCTGGCCTCATCGAGGGATTCATCACACCGGCAGCGATTCCCCTGTCAGTGAAATATGGAATCGCCCTGGTGACCGTTCTGGGACTCATCCTTTATGTCGCCATCGGAAAGCTCCTTTTAGGAAGAAACAGATTACAAGAGACCTCTGTTTAA
- a CDS encoding DUF58 domain-containing protein yields the protein MGRLLFQDKGVLPTGKLLIVLGIASILLIVAGGFGLPWPLVFLIDALLIGLSLCDLLLSPKKKEVGMSRQIENQLERGLEYKVDLHIHNASHHEMLIELKDGLPQVFEARFPLKGKIPASSSLSGSYNMIAPVRGDYNLSRIYLRYRSRLGLWAKQKTFETDDAVRVIPDLTETRKVLEDAQQYLMYEGQKIRKQKSGSGEFAKIRTYVTGDDPRMINWRQTAKLQEVMTNEYEPEHGKYITILIDCGRMMGAELKKGNRLEKSLEAAMTVAAAALKNGDYVSVIGFSREIKVYVPPAKGMGHMQTILEQIYSLQVDAAESNYALVFQHIQSVQRKRSLLLLFSDVHTFLNEDSLLFHFQRLRRQHLFLTIGVEDETVINRSKDEPANVKATMIKSMAQQQIMEKRKEKIKWEKQGLHMLEAREEKLASTAVSHYIDVLNRGLL from the coding sequence TTGGGTCGGTTACTGTTCCAAGATAAGGGGGTCCTTCCGACAGGAAAACTTCTAATCGTACTCGGTATTGCTTCAATCCTCCTGATCGTAGCGGGGGGATTCGGTCTGCCGTGGCCACTTGTTTTCCTCATCGATGCACTCCTGATCGGTCTCAGCCTGTGCGATCTCCTTCTATCACCTAAGAAGAAAGAGGTGGGGATGTCAAGGCAGATTGAGAATCAGCTGGAACGGGGGCTGGAATATAAAGTGGACCTTCACATCCATAACGCTTCCCATCATGAGATGCTCATCGAACTGAAGGACGGGCTCCCGCAAGTGTTTGAGGCGCGTTTCCCCCTGAAAGGGAAAATCCCGGCTTCCAGCAGTTTAAGCGGAAGCTATAACATGATTGCGCCCGTCCGGGGTGATTACAATCTTAGTCGTATCTACCTTCGCTACAGGAGCCGATTGGGACTATGGGCAAAGCAGAAGACATTTGAAACGGACGACGCGGTTCGAGTCATTCCGGATCTTACAGAGACGAGGAAGGTTCTCGAAGACGCCCAGCAGTACCTTATGTATGAAGGGCAGAAAATCAGGAAACAAAAGAGCGGGTCCGGCGAGTTTGCTAAGATCCGGACATATGTTACGGGCGATGACCCTCGTATGATCAACTGGCGGCAGACAGCCAAGCTCCAGGAAGTCATGACCAATGAGTATGAACCGGAACACGGGAAGTACATCACGATCCTCATCGATTGCGGACGGATGATGGGGGCAGAATTGAAAAAAGGGAATCGGCTGGAGAAATCACTCGAAGCTGCCATGACCGTAGCGGCGGCTGCATTGAAGAACGGTGACTATGTATCCGTCATTGGCTTCAGTCGGGAAATCAAAGTATATGTTCCGCCGGCAAAAGGAATGGGGCATATGCAGACGATCCTGGAGCAGATCTACTCGCTTCAAGTGGATGCGGCAGAATCAAACTATGCCCTTGTGTTCCAGCATATCCAGTCGGTGCAGCGAAAGCGCAGTCTCCTTCTCTTATTCAGTGATGTGCACACATTCTTGAATGAAGATAGTCTCCTCTTTCATTTCCAACGTTTGAGAAGGCAGCATTTATTCCTGACAATCGGAGTGGAAGATGAGACGGTCATAAATAGGAGCAAGGATGAGCCTGCCAATGTGAAGGCGACCATGATCAAGAGCATGGCGCAGCAACAAATCATGGAGAAGAGAAAAGAAAAGATAAAATGGGAAAAACAAGGCCTCCATATGCTGGAGGCCCGTGAGGAGAAACTGGCTTCAACGGCCGTTTCCCATTATATTGATGTGTTAAACAGAGGTCTCTTGTAA
- a CDS encoding DUF4350 domain-containing protein yields the protein MKRLSNLKGWIGFAVAIALFLTAGILLSGDKPKDYKPFLSESPSPTGTKALYTYLGQEAPEVSRWELPSDRLPDGSDQLLIMIEPFSFPTQEEIQGYEEFMERGNTILLIKEDPDGLFGIETEYTDQFTNNVSLGQRLFRTGELSNVRIIPEDDVVLLSDREGAVATKREFGDGELIVSTNPQWFINNTILKKEHLPILLTLLREAGADDKEAILFDEYYHYGTSGLRDVLVYPQWMLIFLLQVIILTILWLWLKGKRFGPIETVREETVRFSDERIRALGSWYIRRKLYKESLQMQADYVRQSLQDRWGIPTSKEWPDIQDSLKRRVKLLPDKKIMAITEGLPVVLQRARLDQVEYVKWSQVIDELRKEVEDL from the coding sequence TTGAAACGATTGTCAAATCTTAAAGGATGGATCGGATTTGCCGTTGCCATCGCACTATTCCTGACGGCGGGCATCCTCCTATCAGGAGATAAGCCGAAGGACTATAAGCCGTTCCTTTCCGAATCACCCTCCCCGACAGGAACAAAAGCGCTTTATACGTACCTTGGGCAGGAAGCACCGGAAGTATCGCGGTGGGAGTTGCCTTCTGACCGTCTTCCGGATGGGTCGGATCAGCTGCTGATCATGATCGAACCTTTTTCTTTCCCCACCCAGGAGGAAATCCAAGGGTATGAGGAGTTCATGGAAAGAGGGAATACCATCCTGCTCATCAAAGAAGACCCGGATGGATTATTCGGAATCGAAACGGAGTATACCGACCAGTTTACAAACAATGTCAGTCTGGGGCAGAGACTCTTCAGAACAGGCGAGCTATCGAATGTAAGGATCATACCGGAAGACGATGTAGTTCTGCTGAGTGATCGGGAAGGAGCCGTTGCGACGAAGCGCGAATTTGGTGACGGCGAACTCATTGTCTCGACAAATCCACAGTGGTTCATCAACAACACGATCCTGAAGAAGGAACATCTTCCCATTCTCCTGACCCTCCTGAGAGAAGCAGGTGCCGATGATAAAGAGGCCATCCTGTTTGATGAGTACTATCACTACGGCACTTCAGGACTGCGGGATGTACTGGTGTATCCGCAGTGGATGCTCATCTTCTTGTTGCAGGTCATCATCTTGACCATCCTCTGGCTCTGGCTGAAAGGGAAACGATTCGGCCCCATTGAAACGGTCAGAGAGGAAACAGTCAGGTTCAGCGATGAACGGATCCGGGCACTGGGCTCATGGTACATAAGGAGAAAGCTCTATAAGGAATCCCTCCAAATGCAGGCGGACTATGTCAGGCAATCCCTTCAAGACCGCTGGGGCATCCCCACATCAAAAGAGTGGCCGGATATACAGGATTCCCTGAAGCGAAGGGTCAAGCTTCTCCCGGATAAGAAGATCATGGCGATCACAGAGGGGCTTCCGGTCGTCCTGCAGAGAGCAAGGTTGGATCAAGTGGAATACGTAAAGTGGTCACAAGTGATTGACGAATTGAGGAAAGAGGTGGAGGATCTATGA